A stretch of Podospora bellae-mahoneyi strain CBS 112042 chromosome 5, whole genome shotgun sequence DNA encodes these proteins:
- a CDS encoding hypothetical protein (EggNog:ENOG50; COG:S): MMSLFVFAGLLLQVVTATSRNVIVGKLLRFACSQLVIERTDPLVNPGLSPSPHTHQIVGGNSFNVTMDPSEMEPSRASTCTTCTYSEDFSNYWTASLYFRSPENGSFKLVSQRPNFVGLDGVRHPVGGGITVYYMTSVFGSTSGNGKVTAFPPGFRMLAGSPDITSKDRTFPGICHRCNGNTTGFTPCDSADSSELPTKVCPGGIRGSVIFPSCWDGKNLDSADHSSHVAYSPVGEGKLAGQACPETHPVRIPQLMYEMLWDTSQFNDPIYFDETAKRQPFVYSFGDGIGYGQHGDYIFGWKGDALQRGMDAVLGDDCVNDRCHALEFQSAAEGVACAKPTQVEGEIVGRGGEWLQTLPGNPHLKQA, translated from the exons ATGATGTCCCTATTCGTTTTTGCAGGCCTACTCCTTCAGGTTGTTACTGCCACCTCTCGAAATGTCATTGTTGGCAAGCTCCTCCGCTTCGCGTGCTCTCAGCTTGTCATCGAGAGGACGGATCCATTGGTCAATCCCGGCTTGAGCCCTTCACCACATACACACCAGATCGTGGGTGGAAACTCATTCAACGTGACA ATGGATCCTTCCGAGATGGAACCCTCTCGGGCATCCACTTGCACCACTTGCACGTATTCTGAAGACTTCTCCAACTACTGGACTGCCTCTCTCTATTTTCGCTCTCCAGAAAATGGCTCTTTCAAGCTTGTTTCTCAACGTCCAAACTTTGTGGGGCTGGATGGAGTCCGTCATCCAGTAGGAGGAGGGATCACGGTCTATTACATGACATCCGTTTTTGGCAGTACATCTGGTAACGGGAAAGTGACAGCATTTCCCCCA GGCTTCAGAATGCTCGCCGGCTCGCCAGACATCACGTCAAAAGACCGTACCTTCCCCGGCATCTGCCACCGCTGCAATGGCAACACGACAGGATTCACCCCGTGCGACTCTGCTGATAGTTCTGAACTGCCGACGAAAGTGTGCCCTGGTGGTATTCGGGGCTCTGTGATATTCCCATCTTGTTGGGACGGTAAAAACTTGGATTCTGCCGACCACAGTTCACATGTTGCATACAGCCCTGTCGGAGAAGGGAAACTGGCCGGCCAGGCTTGCCCAGAGACACACCCGGTGCGAATCCCACAGTTGATGTATGAAATGCTGTGGGATACATCACAGTTCAATGACCCGATTTACTTTGATGAGACAGCGAAGAGGCAGCCGTTTGTGTATAgctttggtgatgg CATAGGGTATGGTCAGCACGGCGACTATATCTTTGGCTGGAAGGGAGATGCTCTTCAGCGGGGGATGGATGCTGTGCTGGGGGATGATTGCGTCAACGATCGGTGTCATGCGTTGGAGTTCCAGTCTGCTGCAGAAGGTGTGGCTTGCGCGAAACCAACACAGGTTGAAGGGGAGATTGTTGGAAGAGGCGGTGAAT GGCTTCAAACACTTCCAGGGAATCCACATCTCAAGCAGGCATAG
- a CDS encoding hypothetical protein (EggNog:ENOG503P0J9; COG:I) has protein sequence MADKYIHGHSAAVLAAHSRRTAQRDAAYLIPHIKSHFDLLDIGCGPGTISADLAALVPQGRVTCVEITESALNAARSTFTSRSLGNGDFVVGDVTSRLPFEDDSFDAVHLHMVIMHLPCDATIALKEVLRVLKPGGVVGCKEMIMSTTRWFQVDKRLDVWEKAITGTILETGGSPDMGMGLKSAALEAGYEQHKVKSTASSWCFSDEEAVQFFGDNCAERFREGSQLRERTIGGGHATPEEVDDFVKACHEWKEKKGSWFGVMNGELLAWK, from the coding sequence ATGGCAGACAAATACATTCACGGCCACTCAGCCGCCGTTCTCGCCGCTCACTCTCGGCGCACCGCCCAGCGGGATGCAGCGTATCTCATTCCTCACATCAAGTCCCACTTCGACCTTCTCGACATTGGGTGCGGACCAGGAACCATATCTGCCGACTTGGCCGCTCTCGTGCCTCAAGGGAGGGTGACATGCGTCGAAATCACCGAGTCGGCTCTCAATGCAGCACGCAGCACATTTACTTCTCGCTCCCTTGGCAATGGCGACTTCGTGGTCGGAGATGTGACCTCTCGCCTACCGTTTGAGGACGATAGTTTCGATGCCGTACATTTACACATGGTCATTATGCATCTGCCCTGCGACGCCACTATTGCACTGAAAGAGGTCCTAAGAGTGCTCAAGCCAGGAGGCGTCGTTGGATGCAAGGAGATGATCATGAGCACAACCAGGTGGTTTCAGGTGGATAAGAGACTCGACGTGTGGGAGAAGGCGATCACGGGCACGATTCTCGAGACCGGAGGCAGTCCGGACATGGGGATGGGCTTGAAGAGCGCTGCACTGGAAGCTGGGTATGAACAGCATAAGGTGAAGAGCACGGCAAGTTCATGGTGCTTCTCGGACGAGGAGGCAGTCCAATTCTTTGGCGATAATTGTGCGGAAAGATTCAGGGAGGGAAGCCAGCTTCGGGAAAGGACTATCGGAGGAGGCCATGCAACACCCGAGGAAGTTGATGACTTTGTCAAAGCTTGTCATGAatggaaggagaagaagggatCGTGGTTTGGGGTTATGAATGGAGAGCTTTTGGCGTGGAAGTAG
- a CDS encoding hypothetical protein (MEROPS:MER0033274; COG:I; EggNog:ENOG50KOG4388) yields the protein MTSKQKLRPDARPEVLDWISLVALFPLFLTKWSLAFLFSNQKSLHWRQNCALTFLRTQRSIFPTPLLRWLVRRVSTGSTIKDYCSKHKIAHQIVTLPASSTELHPALLPPAVLHILTLGNVEAKSRSGKAPTLLYFHGGGFVNPLRSPHMPFILACGHSVRAQQIIILEYSLAPEHPYPAQLIQCVASVSYLMCTSSGLGISAEDIILAGDSAGGTLVGSVLSHIQNPSPYAPRLQMKSGEEFQAAVMISPFVRLHKESMDSPTGSYKMNEKRDYLTRIQVDEFGEAWKGDEKEVWANLCGVEGADKVWQAVFQGKGGVRLVKKLFITVGTAEVFLDDCRFFGGESYANTQTVIAKQEKSKDWTEELGSGERIMVECEGEAHVQAVLDAALGYRDGVMTRAIMTWLKTL from the exons ATGACATCCAAACAAAAGTTGCGCCCAGACGCCAGACCGGAGGTCCTTGACTGGATCTCCTTGGTTGCTTTGTTTCCCCTCTTCT TAACAAAATGGTCGCTGGCATTCTTGTTTTCTAACCAGAAATCTCTTCACTGGCGCCAAAACTGCGCCCTGACATTTCTGCGCACGCAAAGAAGCATATTTCCCACCCCTCTGCTCAGATGGCTGGTCCGTCGTGTTTCCACGGGGTCTACAATCAAGGACTACTGCAGCAAGCACAAGATCGCACACCAGATCGTCACTTTACCAGCTTCATCGACTGAGCTTCATCCTGCTCTTTTGCCGCCAGCAGTGTTGCATATTTTGACACTGGGCAATGTCGAAGCCAAATCCAGGTCTGGGAAAGCCCCGACGCTTCTTTACTTTCACGGCGGTGGTTTCGTGAATCCATTGCGATCCCCTCACATGCCCTTTATCCTCGCATGTGGCCATTCAGTTCGAGCACAGCAAATCATCATTCTCGAATACAGCCTAGCCCCGGAACACCCATATCCAGCACAACTCATCCAATGCGTGGCGTCCGTTTCCTATCTTATGTGCACCTCCTCTGGTCTCGGCATCTCTGCCGAGGACATTATCTTAGCGGGCGACAGTGCAGGTGGTACACTGGTTGGATCAGTATTGTCCCACATCCAGAACCCCAGCCCTTATGCCCCAAGGCTCCAGATGAAAAGTGGTGAAGAGTTCCAGGCCGCGGTGATGATTAGTCCGTTTGTCAGACTGCACAAGGAGTCGATGGACTCCCCGACGGGAAGCTACAAAATGAATGAAAAGCGAGATTACCTGACCAGAATACAGGTGGATGAGTTTGGAGAGGCTTGGAagggggatgagaaggaggtttgGGCAAATCTGTGCGGAGTTGAGGGAGCAGACAAGGTGTGGCAGGCTGTGTttcaaggaaaaggaggggtcaggttggtgaagaagctgtTCATCACGGTTGGGACGGCAGAAGTATTTTTGGACGACTGTAGATTCTTTGGCGGGGAGTCATACGCCAATACCCAGACCGTGATTGCGAAACAGGAAAAGAGTAAAGACTGGACGGAGGAACTGGGGAGTGGGGAGAGGATCATGGTTGAGTGTGAAGGTGAAGCGCACGTCCAAGCGGTGCTCGATGCTGCTTTGGGATATCGGGATGGGGTCATGACAAGAGCGATCATGACGTGGCTTAAGACGTTGTAG